The Posidoniimonas polymericola genome includes the window GTACGCTTCGCCTGGAGTGGCGGCCGAGCGCGTCAGGCCACCGCTTGGTGAGTACGGCGGCATGCCGGCAAGCGTGAAGGTGTCGGTCGCCTGCCTGGCGCTCTACTCACTGTTGTTCCTAGCGGTTCTGGTGTCGGATACGAGGCAGTTTGGAGTCACGAGCGTCGCCGCTCTCATAACGGCATCGGTATTCGCCGGGGGTCCGCTGCCGCTGCTGGGGATCTGGCTACGCACCCCACGATCCCGTCTGCTGTCGCGGCTGGTGCTGCTGCTCTACGCATCGCTGATGACCTTTGTTCTGGTGGTCGTTGGTCTCGGGGCCGCCTCGCCGGGTGGCGGCGTGGTCGCGTCTCCGGGTTTCGCATTCCTCGGTTACAGTGTGCCGCCGTCGCAGGTTTGGCTGTGGACGATCGTGCACCTCACGACCCTTGCGGTCGCCGCCCTCTGTTTATGGGCGCCGCTGGTCGCCCTGGGCCGCCCCACGGCGGTTCGCTACTGCGGGCGAACACGCAGGCCGAGTGATGCACCGCTGCTCCCCGACCAATTGCCAGAACGCCGGGAAGACTGACCACTTACCGCATGAACGGTTCTTGATGCGATCCCCCCTAGCCGGCGAGCTACGCCTCGCCGGGGACCCCGGTGTTGATTCTCACTCGACAGGAAGGACTTCCCCTGGACTCCCGCCGAGGCGTAGCTCGCCGGCTACTTTCTGAGACTGGCTCCGTGCGAAAACGGCTCCCCCTTCCGCCGTTTGCCTTCCCCCTTCAGAATACCCGGATGAAGGACTTTAACCGCGAGAGCCTGCTGCACTGCCCCGTGCACGGCTACATCCCGTTTACGTCGAAGGTGCCCGAGGGCGAGGTCTCGGAGCGGCAGCTGCTGGACAGCCCGTGGCTGCAGCGGCTGCGGCAGATCCACCAGCTCCAGACCGCCTGGTGGGTCTACCCGTCGGCTGAGCACACGCGGTTCCAGCATGTGGTAGGCGCCATGCACATGGCGAGCCGCGCGGTCGACGGCCTCTACCCCAGCCTGCGCGAGGTCTGCAAGGGCGACGTGCCCAGCCGCGGCTACGTCGAGTGCCTGGCCCGGATGGCCGCGCTGCTGCACGACGTGGGGCACGGGCCGTTCGGGCACTTCTTCGACGCGCACTTCCTGAAGCCGCACTTCGGCCTCAACCACGAGACCCTCGGCGCCCACATCATCGAGCACGAACTGGGTGACCTGCTCCGCGGCGTCCGCCAGTGCCCCAACACGCGGATCGTGGAGAGCGCGACGCTCGACCCGCGGCAGGTCTGCACGCTGATCACGCGGCCCAAGTCGCACGACGCCGACCAGCACCCGCGTTGGCTGATCCTGCTGAGGAGCCTGTTCTGCGGCCTTTACACCGTGGACAACATGGACTTTGTGCTCCGCGACGCGTACATGTCGGGCTACAGCCCGCGGGCGTACGACCTCGACCGGCTGCTGCGGTACAGCTTCTTCAGCGAACGCGGTCTGACGATCCACCAGAAGGGGATCAACGCGCTGTTGAAGTTCATGCAGACCAAGAGCGAGCTGTTCCGCGCGGTCTACTTCCACCGCACCGTGCGGGCGATCGACAAGACGCTCGAGGGCCTGTTCCGCGACAGCCGCGAGCTGTTGTTCCCGGGCAACCCGCTTGAGCACCTCAACGACTACCGTGGCTTCACCGAGTGGTCGCTGCTGATTGACGTGTCGCGGTGGAGCAGGTCCGATGACGATCGCACCCGCGAACTGGGCGAGCGGTGGGACCGCCTGCTGGAGCGGCAGGTCGACTGGATCTGCGTCGAGGACCGCAACCAGACCATCCGTGAGGGCGAGAGCGAGCAGACGAGCATCTTCGCCGACGAGACCGTGCTCGAGCAAGTGCTCCGCAGCACGCTGCCGCTCGGGGTTCAGGACGTGCCGATGCAGATCGACCTGCCGCGGCACATCTACCGGCCCGACGCGCTGGCCGCGACCGCGGGCCAGAACTTCCAGTTCAACCCCGCGACCGGCAAGGTGTACCCGCTGACCGACGACCAGCTGTTCCGACAGTTGCCGCTGGCGCACCGCGCGTGTCGGATCTACCTCAAGAAGGACCACACGCCCGAACAGGCGAGCGCCGTCGGCGCGGCGCTCGACGCGATTGTCGGCAGCCGCGGCGAGGACGATCTGACGAATATGTGAGCCGAGCCAACAGAGCAGAAATGGGGACTGGCTCGCGGCCGCTAGGAGCTGGTCTCTTTGCAGAGCGAGGAAGCAGCGCATGTCCCCTTTTCTGCGTGCCTCACCCGGTGGCCGAAAAAGGGGACAGGCACGAAACCGCGGCGAGACAACGCTAGGGCAAGACTTGCTCAAGGTATCGAGCCAGTCCCCTTTTTCAACCGAATGTATCCCCGGCTCTCCGAGCCGGGAAATCTAGCCGGCCATGAAACGCTACACAAACTTAAGATCACGGTTCCGAGTCGCTAGTTCTCGGTTCGGAGAACCGTGGATACCATCAGCAGCCAATAGCTAACCGACAGCAGCCAAAAAATGTCCGAGTACTACGAGAACCCCCTGATCACCCGTTACGCCTCGCGGCAGATGGCCGCCCTGTGGGGGGCGCAGAAGAAGTTCAGCACCTGGCGGCGGCTGTGGGTCGCGCTCGCGGAGGCCGAGGCCGAGCTCGGCCTGCCGATCAGCGAGGCTCAGCTCAACGAGCTGCGCGAGAACGTCGACAAGATCGACTTCGACAACGCCGCGGCTTACGAGAAGAAGCTGCGGCACGACGTCATGGCCCACGTGCACGCCTACGGCGACCAGTGCCCCGGCGCCAAGGCGATCATCCACCTCGGCGCGACCAGCAACTTTGTGGTCGACAACACCGACCTGATCCTGCTGCGGGAGTCGCTCGAGCTGGTCCGCGACCGTATTGTCGCCGTGATCCAGGCGCTGGACAACTTCGCCCGCGAGCACCGCGCGCTGCCGACCCTCGGCTTCACCCACATGCAGCCGGCCCAGCCGACCACGGTCGGCAAGCGGGCCACCCTGTGGTGCTACGACCTCGTGCTCGACCTGCAGGAGGTCGAGCACCGCATCGCGGTGCTGTGCGCCCGCAGCACCAAGGGCACGACCGGCACCCAGGCGAGCTTCCTCGAGTTGTTCGACGGCGACCACACCAAGGTCCGTGAGCTGGAAACCCTGGTCGCGCAGAAGATGGGCTTCCAACGCACCTACGCGGTAACCGGCCAGACCTACCCGCGGGGCGTCGACACGCACGTGCTGAGCACCCTCGGCGGCGTGGCGGCGAGCTGCCACAAGGCGGCGACCGACATCCGGCTGCTCGCCAACCGCAAGGAGCTCGAGGAGCCGTTCGAGAAGAACCAGATCGGCAGCTCGGCCATGGCGTACAAGCGGAACCCGATGCGGAGCGAGCGGATCTGCGGCCTGGCCCGGTTCGTGATGAGCCTCACCGCCAACGGCGCCGACACGCACGCCACCCAGTGGATGGAGCGGACGCTCGACGACTCGGCCAACCGGCGGCTGTCGCTGCCGCAGGCGCTGCTGGGCGTCGACGCGGTGCTGTCGATCTACCACAACGTGGCGAGCGGGCTGGTGGTGTACCCGAAGGTGATCGAGCGGAACCTGGCGGCCGAGCTGCCGTTCATGGCGACCGAGAACCTGCTGATGGAGGCGGTCCGCGCCGGCGGCGATCGGCAGGACCTGCACGAGGTGATCCGCACGCACAGCCAGGAGGCGGCCGCGGTGGTCAAGCAGCAAGGTGGCGACAACGACCTGCTCGACCGGCTGCGCAACGACCCGGCCTTCGCCGGCGTCGACATCGACGCCGCCGTAGACGCCGCCGGCCTGGTCGGCCGGGCGCCGGAGCAGGTCGACGAGTTCCTCAACGAGGTGGTCGAGCCGATCCTGGTCCGGCTTGGTGAGCAGTCCGCCGGCGGCGACGAGCTGCGGGTGTAGGCCGTCCGGCCTGGGGGCAGCGGCATCGAGAACGGCGGCTTGCGAGGCGATTGCGGGATTCTGGACCCTTGGGCGGCAATTTCGTTGCCGTTTCGGTTTGCCGAAGTTAGGGTGGCAGTAGTGCGCAAGGGGACACCTGGCAGGGAACTGGCCGACGCGTAGCGCGACCGCTCTTCTCACCGAGTTCTTCAGGAGTCCGCCTAATGACCCGCAACTACTCTGCACCGGCGTGCGCCCGCGCCGTCGCGTTGCCCGCCTCGCTGATTGTCGGCCTGCTCGTCGCACCGCCCGACTGCGGCATTGCCTCGGCCGCGTTTGTCGACCTCACCACCGCCGGCAGCAGCGGCTCGATCGTCGCCGCGGAGTTCGACACCAACATCGTCCAAGCCACCGGCACCGGCGGCTTCGACACGTTTGTGCAGCAGAGCCCGCAGGGCAACGGGACCATCTCTCGGGCGTACAACACGACCGTCAACAACGTGCTGGACAACAAGAGCGCGGACAACTTCAATTACTCGATCGAGCTGGGCGACGCCCCAGTGGTGAATCGAGCGGGCGTGCCGTCGCTCAAGTTCAGCCTCGACCTCAACGAGTCCATCGGCGGCGGGGCCGAGTTTATCTCGCTTGACGAGGTGCAGATTTTTGTCGGGGGCACGCCCAACTCGAACGTCGACACGTTCACGCTCGGCATCCTCGATCACGACGGTACACTCGTCTACCAGCTCGACGCCGGCGGTGACGACTGGGTTGCGATGAACGCCAACCTCAACTCCGGCAGCGGCGCGGGCGACGTCGACATGTACCTGCCGCTCTCGCTGTTTAGCGGCTTCGCCGCCTCGGACGTTGTGACGCTGTACTCGCAGTTCGGTTTGCAGGGCGTCGACCCAGCCGGTTTCACCGGAGATTTTGGCGCGTCGGGCGGTTTTGAAGAGTGGGGCCTGGCCGGCGTGCCGGAGCCGAGCACCGCAAGGCTAGTGCTCAGCGTGCTAGCCCTTGCCGTGTTCCGCCGTCGGGCGGGCTAACAGGCGAGGCTACTTCGGCCGCTGCAGCCTGCCGACCACTAGCCGCACCAGCGCGGGGGGCGACGCCCAAGAAACGAACCGCAGCACCTTGTTGAGCACGCCCGGCACCACGATCAGCTTGCCACGGCGGAAGCCGTTGTAGCCGGCCCGCGCGACCTGCTCGACCGGCATCGCGTAGCGGAAGAGCAGGGTAGACTCCATGCCGGAGTCCTCGCCGAACTCGGTCTTGGTAGGGCCCGGGCAGAGGCACGTCACCGTGATGCCGGCGCGGCGGAACTCGTAGGCGATGCCTTCGCTGAACGACCGCACGTAGGCCTTGCTGGCGTAGTAGACGCTCATGAACGGCCCGGGCTGGAACGACGCCGTCGAGCCGACGTTCAGCACGCCGCCCCGTTTGCGGTTGGCCATGCCCTGGGTGAACAGCCGGGTCAGCTCGGTCAGGGCCACGACGTTCATCTGGGCCATCGCGGTTTGGCGTTCGACCGGCAGCCAGACAAACCGGCCGATGGCGCCGAAGCCGGCGTTGTTGACCAGCACGTCGACCTCGACCTCGGCCGCCTTGAGCTGGTCGAGCAGCTCACGCGGCGCCGCCGGGTCGGCCAGGTCCTTGGGGATCACGATCGACTCGGCGCCGTGATCGCGCTTGAGCTCGTTGGCCAGCTCGTGCAGCTTCTGCTCGCGGCGGGCGGTCAGCACCAGCCGGGCGCCGTCGGCGGCGAACAGCCGGGCCAGCTCGCGTCCGATGCCGGAGCTGGCGCCCGTGATGAGGACCGTTTCCATCCGCTCGCGCCCGCTAAATGAGGTCGAGGGGCGAGTGCCGGCGGTGCCGCTTGTGGCTGCACTCCTCGCACACGCCCGACACAATCAGCCGGTGCCCGGTGACGCGGAAGCTGTGCTTGGCGGCGACGGCGTCGCGGATCGCCATCAGCTCCTCGCTGCGGAACTCGATCAGCTTGCGGCACAGCTGGCAGTAGAGGTGGTCGTGCTGGGGGTAGCCGTAGTCGTGCTCGTAGACGGCGCGTCCGCCGAGGTCCATCTTGCGCAGCAGGCCGGCCTCGACCAGCTCGTCCAGCGTGCGGTACACGGTGGCGCGGCTCACCCCGGCGCCCTCGGCGTGGCGGGAGATCATCTCCAGCAGCTCGTCGGCGTCGAAGTGGTCGTGCTCCTCGAACACGCACTCGACCAACGCCCGACGCTGCTGCGTGGTGCGCTTGCCCTTGCTCTGCAGGTACTCGTCGAACCGCTCCTGCGGAGACGACGCGACCTGCACCTTGCCGAGCGAGAAATCTTGGGACGCTTCCTGTGACATGCTGCCTTCGACCGTTTGCGCGGCGACGGGAAACCGGCCACGCGTCTGCGCATAGAATCCTCGGGAGGGCCCCGGCGGGCCTTGGCGAGGGACGCTCATATTCTAGATCGGTCGGGCGGTTTCAACAACCGAAGCCGTGCGGCGGCAGCGCCGCTTTTCGGCCGCTAGCCGATCTGGTCCAGCAGGCGGTTGAGGGCCGCGTCGAGCTTCTCGGGCGTCTCGTACGCTCCAGAGGCGATCTGGCTCTTGAGGTTAGCCACCAGATCGGTGCGGACTTCGGCGGCCTGGGAGGCGGCGGACGCCTCGGCAGAGATGTCCAACTGGTCGACCGTCTGCGGACGCGGCGCCGACGCGCCCTGCGCCGAGCGGGTCGAGTGGGGGCCCGACAGGCCCTGGGGTCCGTGAACGTGAGTGGCGCCGTGAATCTGCATCTTATAGCTCCCCGTTGTGCCGCTGCCCCGCCGTGGCCGGTCGCCTGGCGGAACGAAACTTACGAAGGTTGTGAGTGGTAAGACAGTCTGGTCATCGCTCCCCGTCCCCAGGCCGGTCGTTAGACCAATGCCCGGAGCGGGTCGTGTGGCGGATCCATCTACCACGATCACCGCTGGTGTCGACCCCTCAGAACCAAAGGTTCTGTGGTGGCCAGGTCGTCCTGGCCAGGTCGGCATCGCGGCGCCCCTCCATGCGGCGGTCACGCGGACTGCGTGACCCTTCGACGAGCGTACTGAGAGGATCGACGCCCCAGGGGCAATCCATCCACCGTTTCGTCAAAAGGCCAGTCAGCGCGGGCACGCTCACTTTTCAGGGTATTCCGATCTTGCGTGGGCCCGAGGGTCCCACGCCGCTGATTTTACGTTGTCATGTCGCGGCGGGGCAACACGGATCGCCCGGCCCAGTGGCGCCGCCGCAACCGGCGTGGCGCCGCCGCAACAGGCACTGTGGCGCCGCCGCAACCGGCGGCGGCCCAGCCCCTTGTACGGCGGCGGCCGGGTAGGGGTTCTGTCGGTATTTTCGCCGGAGGGTAACTTCTGCGGGAAAGTCGCACAACGCCGGTTGTTGCTGGCGGCGCCAGCGGGCGGTTGATAGCCGGTTGATATTCGTGGTCGGGCGCCCCCTGGGTATACTTCTCCGCCTGTCACGCGGCCCTTCCTCCCACCGTCCGAACCGCTCTGATGTTTCAGCCCTACGACTTCCTGATGATCGCCGTGCTGGCGGGCCTCACCCTGCACGGCTACTCCAAGGGCATGGCCTGGCAGATCGCGTACCTCGGCTCGCTGATCGCCAGCTATTTCGTCGCGCTGAAGTTCGCCGATCAGTTCGCGCCGATGTTCGGCGACTCGGCGCCGTTCAACAAGTTCGTGGCGATGCTGGTCATCTACATCGTGACCTCGTTCTTCATCTGGATGGGCTTCCGCGTCGTCCGCGGCGCCATCGACAAGGTGAAGATGGAGGGCTTCGACCACCAGATGGGCGCCCTGATCGGCGCCGCCCGCGGCTTCCTGTGGTGCGTCGGCATCACGTTCTTCGCGGTCACGCTGCTGCCGCAGGGTCAGAAGGAGTGGATCCTGCAGACCAAGTCGGGCCGCACGATCGCGGTCGCCCTCAACAAGACGCAGACGTTCGTTCCCCCCGAGGTGCACCAGGTCATCGGCCCCGTGATCCAGCGGATCGAGCAGGGCCTGCAGCAGGGCGGCCAACCAGGCCAGCCGATGCCCGGCCAACCCCAACCCAGTACGCCGTCGAACCAACCCCTCTGGCCCACCCAGCAGCCCTACGGCCAGCAGCCCGCCGGCCAAGGCTGGCCCGCCACCGGGCAGTCGGCCAGCCAACCGACGAGTCAACAAGCGGGCCAACTGACGAGTCAACCAACCGGTTGGCCCAATCCCAACCCCGGCGGCTCCCCCGCCGGCGCGTGGCCCCAAGCCAACCCCGGCTACGCCGCCCAGCCGCCGCAGCCGACCTACCAGCCCCAGCCATCGGGCGTCCCGGCCCAGCCGGCGGCTTGGCCGAACCCGAGCCCGTGAGGCTACTGAGGGCCGAAGCACCCGATCATGTCGGGCCCTGCTGGGCGGCGCAATTCTGTATCGGGCTCCGTCCGCCTCAGCGACCAGATCGCGTGCGACGCTTGAGCCCCATGCACGCGAGCACTCCCAGCAGCAGCGTTGCTGCGGGTTCAGGCACGGCCGCCGTACTGGCGGACGCAAGCGTCGAGGTCTCCTGCCCGTAGTGCGTCTTCCAGGTGTTGTACTGGGCGACGCCGATCGCTCCTCCATCGATGTCGTTTGGCAGAACGCCAGCGGCGGCGCCGAGGTTGTCGCGCCAGGTCGTGTAGTCGGCCGCGTTGACAACGCCGTCGTCGTTGAAGTCGCCCGCCAGGACGACGCTCGCTTGGACCGTGATCGACACCGGAGTGAGCTGCCCACTGTAGCCGCTAGCGTTCTCGCTCAGAGGAAGCAGGGTGATCGTGCCCGACAGGTCTTGGGCAATCGAGGCGCCGACGCTGACGGTAGGTCCTGTAATCGATTCCCCCGCCATCAGCCCGGCAAAGCTGGTGAACTGGCCCAGCACGAACCCCGACGCGGCCAGCGACCAGTCGCCGGCCAGCTCGTCGGCGGGCGCGAGGGCGTCGTTCAGAACTCCAAGCTCCACGACGGCGCCGACGCCGGCAAGCGGGATCAAGCCGAGGTCGAGCAGGTACGAGTTGGGGCCGATCGGTGAGAGCGTTCCGGCGCCGGCCACCTTGGTGATGGCTGGAGCCGCGTAGTGATTCACTTGTCCCTGAATGTTTACGGTCTGTGTGCCTAGGGCAGTCGCGCCCAGGCCACTGCTTCCGGCGCCGTTGGAGGTCAGGCTGATCGTCGCCGTCCCCGATTTAACCCCGGCGGTTGACGTGTCGAGACCAACGACCAGACTCGACGACTCGGCGGCCCCGGGCGCGAGCAGACTGATGGAACCGGCCGCCGTGGCGGCGCCGGTAACCCCGGCGAACGCCGCGTCGAGCGACTCGGAGAAGCCGTCGGCCGCCGCGGTATTAGTGAGCGAGAGCGTTTGCTGGGCGGTATCGCCGATGTGGACGATTGGCAACGCCACTGGCTCCGGCGCGTGGGCCGAGGGGCTGGCGAGGCGGTAGGCGGCGCCGGAGAACTCTACCAATTGGTTGGAAACATTGTCGTAATTATTGGCGACGTGGACCTTCTGGCCAGCCAGTGCCCCCGCCGACGATGCCGTAAACGTCACCGCGTAGTTCGGCGAATTCCCCCCGGCGACGATCGGTGCAAAGTTGCCCGGCGTGACGCCGGAACCGGTCAGCCGTGGGTCAGTAACGCTCGCCCCGTTCACGCTGGTCTGGACGGCGCCTCGCAGCAATGGACCGCTGCCATTGTTCTGGACGCGATAGGTTGCGGTCGCCGTGCCGCCAACGTGGATATTGCCGAAGGCGAGCGTCGCGCTCGCACCGGCTCCGCCCCCGGTAACGTCGCCAACGATTGACTGCGTAACCCCCACCGGCGCCAGGATCTTTCCCGTCCCAGTGACTCCGGTCCTGGGAGCAAAGCCGTTGCCAACGCCTGCGTCCTCGTTGAGGAAGTCGCCCGCAACGGAGAAGTCGTGGACCCCCAGGGCGAGCATGCCTCCGCTGCGGATAGTGAGCTGGTTGGCCGTGCTGTTCTGCGCGCCCGCCGAGACGCTTACAGTACCGCCGGTCGCGGCCTCCACCTTGCCGCTGGTTCCGACGACGCCGTTCTCAAGAGCGAGCACGCCGCCGACCGCCTTCAGCAGGCCGGAGTTGTTCGGCCGCTGGGCGACACTGCCGAAGCCGGTAATCGAGCCCGCCGACGCGTTGATCAGCGAAGCCGCTGTAAGCGTGCCGCCGGTCAGTTCGATTGCGCCGCGGTTGGTCAGTGCCGCTGAGGTCGAGAAGCCGCGGCCGCCGAGCAGCCGCAGCGAGGCGCCCGTATCGTTCAATGACAACGCCGACAATGCGTTCTGGTCTGCCTGGTCCACGATCGCCGAGCCGGGCCCCACAAGCTCGATCGCGGCCCGGTTCGTCGCGATCGCCGCATTCTGGAATTGCAAGGTCGAAGCGATACGGTAGGTCCCGTCGGTCAACACGCCCCCGACCGGCTCGTAGTTGGCAAGCTCGCCGTACAGCGAGAGCACACCCTGTTCTACATGGAGCGTCCCATTGTTGAGGAGCGTGCCGTAGGAGTAGGTGGTCTCGTCACTGTCGTGGAGGAATTGGGCTCCTTCCTCAACGGCGAGGTTGGCGTCGAGGTGGTAGTTCCAGCCCTCGAGCAGGGTGGTCTTGGCGAGGGTGGCGCCGCTGGCGACCTCGATCGAGCCGCGGGCAGTCTGGTAGGTGATGAAGCCACGGCTCCACTGGAGGTCGTCGGTCAGTCGCAGCGTGGTTGCGTCGAGGTAGACGGCTCCGCCGTAGCCCGTGTCGATCAGGCCGCCCGCGGCGGTAACCACGCCCGTGCCGTTAAACAGGCCGCCCGACCAGGTGAGCGACGTCAGGTTGAGCGGGTCGGAACCGCCGATCGTGCCGGCGCCAAAGTCGAGACCGCCAATGCTGAGCGGCCCGCCGGTGTTGAAGGCGACGGCTCCGCCGTCAACCGCGGTCGTTCCGACGACGTAGCTGACGCCGTTGAGCTCGACGTCGCCACCGGAGAATTGGACTGTGCCGGCGCCACTAAAGTCGTTGCCGGGGGTGTGCGACCCTCCATAGAACTGGAGCGTGCCGCCGGCGTTAACGACGACCTGCCCCGATCCCGAGAGGGAGTCTTGCAGCGAGAGCACCCCCTGTTCTACATGGAGCGTCCCATTGTTGAGGAGCGTGCCGTAGACGTAGGTGGTCTCGTCGCTGTCATGAAGGAATTGGGCTCCTTC containing:
- a CDS encoding HD domain-containing protein, which translates into the protein MKDFNRESLLHCPVHGYIPFTSKVPEGEVSERQLLDSPWLQRLRQIHQLQTAWWVYPSAEHTRFQHVVGAMHMASRAVDGLYPSLREVCKGDVPSRGYVECLARMAALLHDVGHGPFGHFFDAHFLKPHFGLNHETLGAHIIEHELGDLLRGVRQCPNTRIVESATLDPRQVCTLITRPKSHDADQHPRWLILLRSLFCGLYTVDNMDFVLRDAYMSGYSPRAYDLDRLLRYSFFSERGLTIHQKGINALLKFMQTKSELFRAVYFHRTVRAIDKTLEGLFRDSRELLFPGNPLEHLNDYRGFTEWSLLIDVSRWSRSDDDRTRELGERWDRLLERQVDWICVEDRNQTIREGESEQTSIFADETVLEQVLRSTLPLGVQDVPMQIDLPRHIYRPDALAATAGQNFQFNPATGKVYPLTDDQLFRQLPLAHRACRIYLKKDHTPEQASAVGAALDAIVGSRGEDDLTNM
- the purB gene encoding adenylosuccinate lyase, giving the protein MSEYYENPLITRYASRQMAALWGAQKKFSTWRRLWVALAEAEAELGLPISEAQLNELRENVDKIDFDNAAAYEKKLRHDVMAHVHAYGDQCPGAKAIIHLGATSNFVVDNTDLILLRESLELVRDRIVAVIQALDNFAREHRALPTLGFTHMQPAQPTTVGKRATLWCYDLVLDLQEVEHRIAVLCARSTKGTTGTQASFLELFDGDHTKVRELETLVAQKMGFQRTYAVTGQTYPRGVDTHVLSTLGGVAASCHKAATDIRLLANRKELEEPFEKNQIGSSAMAYKRNPMRSERICGLARFVMSLTANGADTHATQWMERTLDDSANRRLSLPQALLGVDAVLSIYHNVASGLVVYPKVIERNLAAELPFMATENLLMEAVRAGGDRQDLHEVIRTHSQEAAAVVKQQGGDNDLLDRLRNDPAFAGVDIDAAVDAAGLVGRAPEQVDEFLNEVVEPILVRLGEQSAGGDELRV
- a CDS encoding SDR family NAD(P)-dependent oxidoreductase — its product is METVLITGASSGIGRELARLFAADGARLVLTARREQKLHELANELKRDHGAESIVIPKDLADPAAPRELLDQLKAAEVEVDVLVNNAGFGAIGRFVWLPVERQTAMAQMNVVALTELTRLFTQGMANRKRGGVLNVGSTASFQPGPFMSVYYASKAYVRSFSEGIAYEFRRAGITVTCLCPGPTKTEFGEDSGMESTLLFRYAMPVEQVARAGYNGFRRGKLIVVPGVLNKVLRFVSWASPPALVRLVVGRLQRPK
- a CDS encoding Fur family transcriptional regulator is translated as MSQEASQDFSLGKVQVASSPQERFDEYLQSKGKRTTQQRRALVECVFEEHDHFDADELLEMISRHAEGAGVSRATVYRTLDELVEAGLLRKMDLGGRAVYEHDYGYPQHDHLYCQLCRKLIEFRSEELMAIRDAVAAKHSFRVTGHRLIVSGVCEECSHKRHRRHSPLDLI
- a CDS encoding flagellar biosynthesis anti-sigma factor FlgM; translated protein: MQIHGATHVHGPQGLSGPHSTRSAQGASAPRPQTVDQLDISAEASAASQAAEVRTDLVANLKSQIASGAYETPEKLDAALNRLLDQIG
- a CDS encoding CvpA family protein, encoding MFQPYDFLMIAVLAGLTLHGYSKGMAWQIAYLGSLIASYFVALKFADQFAPMFGDSAPFNKFVAMLVIYIVTSFFIWMGFRVVRGAIDKVKMEGFDHQMGALIGAARGFLWCVGITFFAVTLLPQGQKEWILQTKSGRTIAVALNKTQTFVPPEVHQVIGPVIQRIEQGLQQGGQPGQPMPGQPQPSTPSNQPLWPTQQPYGQQPAGQGWPATGQSASQPTSQQAGQLTSQPTGWPNPNPGGSPAGAWPQANPGYAAQPPQPTYQPQPSGVPAQPAAWPNPSP
- a CDS encoding beta strand repeat-containing protein, whose amino-acid sequence is MLLSLAATGLGADLTSIWDNGAGDWSDKAHWDSANFPNNGNGGLTFDAVVGGGEVSVDQPIAIEVLHFSAGAIGGSDPLNLSSLAWSGGVFNGTGVVTAAGGVIDAGYGGAVYLDGAALHLTDDLQWSRGFISYLTARGTIEVASGATLAKTTLLEGWNYHLDANLAVESGGSFLHDSDETTYVYGALLNNGTLHVEQGVLSLQDSLSGSGQVVVNAGGTLQLYGGSHTPGNDFSGAGTVQFSGGDVELNGVSYAVGTTVVDGGVVAFNTGGPLSIGGIDLGAGAIGGSDALNLSSLAWSGGVFNGTGVVTAAGGLIDTGYGGAVYLDGTTLRLTDDLQWGRGFITYQTARGSIEVASGATLAKTTLLEGWNYHLDANLDVEEGAQFLHDSDETTYVYGTLLNNGTLHVEQGVLSLQDSLSGSGQVVVNAGGTLQFYGGSHTPGNDFSGAGTVQFSGGDVELNGVSYVVGTTAVDGGAVAFNTGGPLSIGGLDFGAGTIGGSDPLNLTSLTWSGGLFNGTGVVTAAGGLIDTGYGGAVYLDATTLRLTDDLQWSRGFITYQTARGSIEVASGATLAKTTLLEGWNYHLDANLAVEEGAQFLHDSDETTYSYGTLLNNGTLHVEQGVLSLYGELANYEPVGGVLTDGTYRIASTLQFQNAAIATNRAAIELVGPGSAIVDQADQNALSALSLNDTGASLRLLGGRGFSTSAALTNRGAIELTGGTLTAASLINASAGSITGFGSVAQRPNNSGLLKAVGGVLALENGVVGTSGKVEAATGGTVSVSAGAQNSTANQLTIRSGGMLALGVHDFSVAGDFLNEDAGVGNGFAPRTGVTGTGKILAPVGVTQSIVGDVTGGGAGASATLAFGNIHVGGTATATYRVQNNGSGPLLRGAVQTSVNGASVTDPRLTGSGVTPGNFAPIVAGGNSPNYAVTFTASSAGALAGQKVHVANNYDNVSNQLVEFSGAAYRLASPSAHAPEPVALPIVHIGDTAQQTLSLTNTAAADGFSESLDAAFAGVTGAATAAGSISLLAPGAAESSSLVVGLDTSTAGVKSGTATISLTSNGAGSSGLGATALGTQTVNIQGQVNHYAAPAITKVAGAGTLSPIGPNSYLLDLGLIPLAGVGAVVELGVLNDALAPADELAGDWSLAASGFVLGQFTSFAGLMAGESITGPTVSVGASIAQDLSGTITLLPLSENASGYSGQLTPVSITVQASVVLAGDFNDDGVVNAADYTTWRDNLGAAAGVLPNDIDGGAIGVAQYNTWKTHYGQETSTLASASTAAVPEPAATLLLGVLACMGLKRRTRSGR